GCCTAACCGGCTGCGCTCATGATGTGGTGCTGATGCATCCCGGGTGACCCGAGTTCAAGTCCCGGCTTGTGAGGTCCTTTCCCGAACCCATTTCCACTCTTCTCCCTCTCATTTCCTGTCACCTCTCTACTTTCCCTATCCTAGCCAAAaggccataaaaaaaaaagaatcacaatttacattaaacatgaatcagTTATTTATTATGTAGTATTACAgtcaatatattatattataaacataTTAAATAGCCATTCATATAAATAGCCTTATATATACAGTTTCCAATATGTACAATTTACAATGCAATACCTATTatacaaaattattcaaaatacaatacaatacagtaAAGTATACAACCAAGTACATATACTGCGTGTTGAAGTACATTAGTTAAAGTACTAACTGACTCGGCACTCAGCTTAAAATCATAAACGGCATTAAAGTTTGGAATTTAGGACCAAAGACAATGCAACGGTCGAATCTGGCCTCTTTTTTCTGTCTTAACAGAGATGGATGCCAAACAAGAGGAGAGTGACCGGGGATACGGATTTTGTCACACGATATGGAAAGGAAATTAAACAAAAGATGCAGGAGACTCAAGACAGAGATTCTTTTCTGGGTGAGTTTTGTCCCATAACACGATGAATGTCTCATTTTGTTGTTAAGGGTGTTGTAAGTGACTATTAAGTGAAACAATTGTCAAGACATTAATATTGTTTATCTAAAGATAATGAGACTGTTCACGTCTTTTCACGGTCAAACAGTTCAGGTACATCCTAAATGGCTAAAAGGACAACGGTTCCAGGACTGTGAAGACTCAGGGGCAGTccttatactgtaaaaatgcaattacattttatcCAGCATACAAGGGTTTTTTAGTCTGACCTTAAGaaatgtaaaaacacattttagacCACAGTATTTGCCCAAATGTTGTCCTAACTATCCTAACagaattgtatgaaaaaaaaaaactgttaatgaTTTGCACACTTAGCACCTTATTGATTTAACATTTCTTGGATAATTtgctaaaaaaagaaatctgtaGTTGCCTTGACAAGAATGCATTGGCTGAACGAGTGAACAAACCAATTCCAATGGGATAAATATACATTATTGAGAATATTAAGACAACTGATAAGAGAActtaacaatttctttaaaaaatggtgGAAAGAATACTGATGGAGACAATGGTGAAAAAAGCAATCTTTGGGTAAATCAGGGGAAAGACGCATTCAACTCCAGGTGTCTCTTGTAAGGCTCACATGCGATGGGGGCTGCAACAGTTAGCTGGAGGAAACCTGTACTGGGCGACGCATGGGGCTCACAGACAAGATGGGAGGGGACAGGGTGGGAGGggaagagtgaaagagagagagagagattgaaagagAGGTGGGTGAGGCAATTGGGAGAAACAGAGTGAGACAGATAGGAGAGGGGTGAGGAAACATGCCCCTCTTTGCCTCTCATTCTGACGCACACAGACAAGcaaaacacacactcgcacacacagaaCTTCAAAGTCAACTGCGTTACATAGTCTCCCTATTAGCTAAAGAGATTACATCTGGGACACTGAACCAAATAAATAAGGTGAGAGGAGTGTCACTGCCCAGTTATTTCAGAGGAGGAGAACTGGTCCACCTCAGGATCCTCTTAACACTCCATTGGTGAGCAGAAGGGAAacacaccatttcactcactcaGAAGCTCCCTTACAGAGTGAAGTGCTCCAGAGAGAGCTGGACACAGCAGGAATTACACTTTTTTTCCTACTGTGGATTTCTCTCATTTCATCAAGAACAGATTTGCAGTTGCATTTGGGTTGTTTTAACATTCTtctccaaaacatttttttgcctCTTGTTGCCTGTCGTCCTTATTTCCCCATCCAAAAGGGGCTCGTCAAACTCTCCAGTGGATTGTATGTGGGAGAGACGGAGGAGGTGAGAGGTGAGGAGGTTCCCCACTGAGGTGTTTGGAGTTATGGATGTTGACACATTCCTTTTGGACACGAGGGGAACCAGATCCAGAAGCAACAGCAGAAGTGACTACAAATTTTTGGGGCTTTACCTTCAGCCAGCACCTTTTCTCCCCTCCACCTCTTCAGCATGTACCTTTCTGTGAGGGTCTTTCCAGTCCTCCGAGCGCCAGTAAAATGTGCAAATGGAAAGTGACTAAGGGTGCCTCAGCCTGGTTTCATCTGTCCTGCCTTTCCCTTCTGCTGCTTCTTCTCCTGTGTTCAGCACTGCCCGTGGCCTGCCATGACACCCACAGGGCCGTGCGTGCCCAGAGGGGCACCGACTCCTCGTCCGCAGCGGTTGTCGGGCGGCATGTGCGCAGCTACAACCACCTCACAGGGGATGTGCGGAGGAGGAAACTCTTCTCATACCAGAAGTTCTTTCTCAGGATCGATAAAAATGGAAAAGTCAACGGCACCAAAAGCAAGGATGATCCGTACAGTGAGTAAAACCCCAGATTTCCTAGTTTCCTTCCTCTCTCACATGTGATCCCTGCTTTCCCAAAGAAATGGCACTGCTTATTTCCTGTCTCCTTTCATTTTTGAGTCAAACATCAATCAGATAATGCAAACCATATCTAATGTTGGTAGGTGCTAGCTGCTTTGCGTAGAGTTTTTGGATGCTTTGTGTGTGCTATAGAGGGCTGGTGGGTAGTCAGCCCAGCATGTTCGTCCTTCGGTTTCAGACTGTAGATTTCTTCATAACAGGTTTCCTGGAACCAATTTGAAATTACCAGGGGAGCCTTCCTTTTAAGAACATACTTCCAAACAGAACAGAATATATCAGTTTTCTATATTATTGCTGTCATAACTCCTACAGCCCTTGTCGCTTCCACAAATGAGTTACTTTAAAGAGTGTATTAATTTAGAGCATATGTCAGGTGGTTTTATTTTTCCCCGTTAAAAGTATCATCTCAGTCATTCATAAATTACCTTAGAATAAGCTGAATAATTTAAACGAAACATGTTCAATTTACAGTTCATGGTAAGTCCAGACACCCGCCAAAAGCACCTGGCTACCACAATCCTAAAACTCCCTCTGCACTTTTTTGTTAGTGGGTTGTACACACATtgctgataataaaaaaaagctttgaCATATGGGGCCCATGTGTGTGGCGCTTCGCTTTTTAGAAAAGGGTGTGCTGGAACTCTGCAAGACATGGCTGTGGGTATTTCAATTAGCTGAACTGCCTCTTAAATGTGTTGTACAGAAAGACTTTTAATAAATCCAGGGCCAGGCTCAAAGTTTTTTTAAACCTTTCAACTACCATCAAAGCGTTTGTCCAGAAAGCTGGACAGTGTTAGACTTCCAGTGTTATAgatattaaagtgatagttcaccccaaaattaaaatccagtcattatttactcacctcatgttgCTTCAAACTTGTTTGACTTTTGGTCTAATGTGAAAAAACTAAAGTAAATGGCAGCCTCAgtcaatattcactttcattgtgtggaaaataatgaatgcaaTGAAAGTGGGCAGTGACTGAGGCTGATATTCTAAATAACATATTTTCTtgtattccacaaaagaaagaaaggcataaaaTAATTTCAAGGATTTGGAAAAAATGAGAGTGATTgaagaataatgtaattttttgggtgaactgtacctttaagcccCTTTAAgcatcaaaatgtaattaaattaatgacacatttttatatatatatatatatatatatatatatatatatatatatatatatatttatttatatattgtatgtgCGTTTCTACTAATTATTGTGCCAGTAATCTCTGTGCATGTTAAAAGGTTCCTGCCTCTTGCTTACCACATGTGAAAATTGTGCTGTCGTTTTTGCTCCCACAATGACCTTAAGGCCTGAGGCATACTGGTAAAAATGTTCCCGTCAGATGCACAGAGTTTCGCAGTGGGATTTGAATCAAGTCTCACCGCTGGTATATCTAAAGTGTGGAAATGGCCTGGAATGTCTGCAGGAGGCATAGCAAAGGGGAACCACTTGTTAGTGAATGGATCATTTCTCATAAACAGATTGGATCTCTGCCATTCCTGCGCTTTCCCCATGCTTTTTTGTGGACACTATAATTCAATTGGAAGGGCCTCTGGTGCCCACAAGGTAGCAGCAGTGCTCTCTGTGTCCCACGCTAAAAAGAAGTGCCACAGGCACCGAGGTAATGTCAGTGTGTGGCATTTACGACAAGCGCGTTAGGCTGATTTATTGTGTAATCAGAAACCATTGTTGTTGCCACAAATGACCATAAAAAGGACAGAAATGAGTGGCCTGGTATGTTAAGTATCATCATGcactcaaaacatcaaaacatccTCAAATGATTTTACTCCAGTTGGAGCCACTGGCATTTTAAAAGGAACCAGTTCCCTTGTGGTGTACTGTTTCTCAAGTTAACTCAAAGAATATTCCCATGAACAGCACGGTGTGTTATTGCATATGGTCTGATGTCATGCCAATGTGTACTGTATCTTTGTGTTAGAAGGCCCAGTGTTTGAAAAGAAGTGAGCGTTATCATACTTTTTGTGGAGTTGGGGTTGACCCAAAAAGCTCAGTTTGAAACTGCGACTAAGAGGAAAAGGCTGTGCCgaatgtacaaccccaattccgaaaaagatgggacagtatgaaaataaaaaaggataaagtgtgatttgtaaattatattcaccctttgctatattgaaaccactacaactaaacattatattatgtatttcattgttgttgttttttatgtacagtaatttcaaatcagatgattgcaacacactccaagaAAGTCGAGTGTTTACTACTGTGaaacaatttcttctaataacacatattaagcatttaggcactgaggACGCAAGTTTGTTCtgttccccattcatccattatgcaggtcatCAGCTGCGCagttgtacggggtcttcattgccaaattgtgcgcttcataatgcaccacactgactggcacatgttcagggaggctgcaacatatggcgagtctaccaacttggaggaatacacagaatcagtgaccagctacatcagcaagtgcattgatgatgtcactttctccaagaccatcaccacacgctccaaccagaagccgtggatgactgcggaggtgtgcacgctgctgaggtcccgagactcagGCGAtaagcaggcgataaggcagccctaagaacagctagggccaaactgtcacgggcaatcagagaggcaaagcgctcacacgcccagagaatccacagtcacttccaggacagcggtgacacgcggcgcatgtggcagggcatccaggccatcgccaactacaggacaacatcagttgcctgtgacaaagatgcctcccttccagatgcgctgaacgacttctatgctcggtttgaagtgcagaacgacgtgatggcgaggaagtccacccctcctcccaacgaccaggtgctctgtcttaccacggcagatgtgaggaaaactctacgtagagtcaacccacggaaggctgctggaccagacaacattcctggcagagtgctcagaggatgtgcagaccagctagcagatgttcttaccgacatcttcaacatctctctgagcagcgccgttgttccaacgtgcttcaaggccaccaccatcatccccatgccaaagaagtcttcagtgtcctgcctcaacgactaccgtcccgtcgcgacttacacccatcatcatgaagtgcttcgagaggctcgtcatgaggcagattaagacccagctgccccctcactagacccactgcagtttgtgtatcgttcaaaccgttcaacggatgatgccatcaccacaaccctccatctggccctcacccacctagacaataaggactcatacgttcgaatgctgttcatagatttcagctcagcattcaacacaatcattccccagcacctgattggaaagctgaacctgctgggcctggacacctccctctgcaactggatcctggacttcctgactgggagacctcagtcagtccggatcgggaacagcatctccaccaccaccacactgagcactggggccccccagggctgtgtgctcagtccactgctgttcacgctgctgactcacgactgtgcagcaatgcacagctcgaatcacatcatcaagttcgccgatgacacgaccgtggtgggtctcattagcaagaacaacgagtcagcatacagagaggaggtgcagcggctgatcgaactggtgtagagccaacaacctgtccctgaatgtcgacaaaacaaaagagatggttgttgactttaggagagcacaaggtgaacacactccgctgaacatcgacggctcctctgtggagatcgtcaaaagcaccaaattccttggtgttcacttggcggagaacctcacctggtccctcaacaccagctctatcaccaagaaagcccagcagcgtctctactttcttcgaaggctgaggaaagcacatctcccaacccccatcctcactacattctatagagggactattgagagcatcctgagcagctgcatcactgcctggtttgggacttgcaccgcttcggaccgcaaagccctgcagaggatagtgaggacagctgagaagatcattggggtctctcttccctccatcaaagacatttacaaaaacactgtatccacagaagcaaccagcattgtggtcgaccccacacacccctcacacaaactctttaccctcctcccatctggcaagaggtaccgaagcattcgggccctcacggccagactgtgtaacagcttcttccccaagccatcagactcctcaatactcagagactggtttgacacacacgtgtcctgagttgcactttaataactgtcactttataactgtctgctacctcaataactgctatgtgcatagaacactatctcatagtatgttatgtttacatttttagaaactgtcatctttttgcactactgagtactggtcggcgctgcactgtctattgtcctgttcattgtcagtaatttgttgtactgtcctgtactttttgcacatgtttgcacgtgcactttatataggtatatataggtagtttatacaggtattttattttgttgtgtagtctcatgtggtcctatgttcgtcctttgttgtttttatgtagcaccatggtcctggaggaacgttgtctcgttttgctgtgtactgtactaactgtatatggttgaaacgacaataaaaaccacttgacttgacacattctcaattggagatgatCAAGACAGCAGGCTGGCaaatctagcacctgcactctctgttatttggccagta
The Xyrauchen texanus isolate HMW12.3.18 chromosome 34, RBS_HiC_50CHRs, whole genome shotgun sequence DNA segment above includes these coding regions:
- the LOC127627712 gene encoding fibroblast growth factor 10-like gives rise to the protein MLTHSFWTRGEPDPEATAEVTTNFWGFTFSQHLFSPPPLQHVPFCEGLSSPPSASKMCKWKVTKGASAWFHLSCLSLLLLLLLCSALPVACHDTHRAVRAQRGTDSSSAAVVGRHVRSYNHLTGDVRRRKLFSYQKFFLRIDKNGKVNGTKSKDDPYSTLEIKSVDVGIVAIKGIQSNYYLAINKKGVVYGAKDFGIDCKLIERIEENRYNTYASAEWRNKKKPMFVGLSANGRPMRAKKTRRKNTATHFLPIPIV